The Nitrosospira multiformis ATCC 25196 region TAAATGGCTGAGCAGGGACGGTTTGTATCGCATCCAGATCTTTCCGAAAAAAGACCTGAACGATTTAGCCAGTCTGGAAGAATTCATCACGGAAGTGCAATCAATCACTCCCGAAACCACCGACTTACCCATCATCTACTGGGAATCCATGAGAGAGGTTACCAAGGCTTTTCAGAAAGCTGTTTTAATCGCCCTGGTTGCCATCGCACTGCTACTGCTCGCTATCCGGCGCAGCATGCTGGATACCGCCCTGATCATGACGCCGCTCGTACTAGCCGGACTTTTTACCCTGGCAAGCGCAACGATCACCGGCACCGCCATTAACTTTGCCAACATCATCGCCCTGCCGCTGTTACTAGGGTTAGGAGTTGACAACGGCATTCACATGCTGGTAAAGCTGCGCCATTCGCTTGCGGAAGCTCGCGATATCTACCAATCCAGCACTGCTAGAGCCATATTTTATGGGGCTCTTACCACTTCCTCCGGTTTTGGGGGATTGGCGTTCTCCCCGCATCCGGGCATTGCCAGTATGGGTTTGATTATTACTATAGGCATATTCTGGATTATGGTATGTACGTTTATTATTCTTCCCGCACTTGGCAAATTGGTGTTAAAGGACAGAAAAGATGCAATACGTTTTCAATCCCGCTTGGCAGGATAGAGCGCGCATACTTCAAGCTTTCTAGAACAGGCACAACGTCCATCTGCAAGCCTGCCCATCCACTGCACCGCTGAATATCGGAGCTACGTCACCTTATTCGATTAGCCTCCCATGCAGAGATAGAGTGTGAGTTAACCGATCTGTCACGCACTGTCACGACACTGAATGGTAGCGATCTAAAATGCTTCTTGACTGGGAGGCAGGGCCTATTTTGCTTCTCCCCTTGCCGCTTCGACCCCGGCGATGACATCGAAGAGTTCCTCATCGATTCTACTCTGGCGCAACCGGTTGAAGGTCTTCTGAAGCTCTGTACTTAGCTCATCGATATTTTTTTCTGCGCGCTCCATTGCAGTAAGCCGACTTGCATTCTCGCTGGCTAACGATTCGGCGCAAGCGAGAAACAGCGAAGCAAAAAGGTATTCCCGGATGAGTGCATGCAACGTCACAATATTTCCTCCCACCATCTCCGGCAGATTCCGTGCCGGCCAGGGCAGCTGGAGCAATTCCCGACGCCAGCTTTCATCCAAGGGCAGCAGCCGCTGGTGGAAAGGCTCGTATGTCAAGCCGGAGCGGTAAGCGTTATAGAACAGATAAAACGTGTTCATCTCATTCCCGCCTTTCCCTTCGGCTCCTTCCACATTTACGCCCTCGCTCAAGGCCGGCGCCAGAATACGCAGCAGGATCTCCCCCGTCAACGGGATAATGCTCTTGATGGACAACGGGACAGCGAAAACTTCCGCGACGGAAATGCCAAGATCTACCAGTCGATCCTGCACACGCTCGCCCACAGCCCAGATTTTTTTCCTGCCCGGCAATAAGGCCAAAGTCTGCGCAGCATGCAACGCTATGGACTCGTTGAACTGGCCCACTAGCCCATGGTCAGTACCAAGCACGATTACACCCGTTACGCCACGGTTCGCTCCTGTTTTCGCCGCCACATGCCGGGCTGGCGGGGTACCGGCACGAAAGCAAGCACTCAAGCCAAGCTGCACCGAGCGGTAGTAATCCTTCAGCGCGAGAGTGGATTTCTCATACTGCCCAATGTTGGCCGCAGCTAGCGCCTTCATGGTGCTTACCACTGACCTCAGATCTTTCACACCCTCGATCTTGCGGCGTATGCTGGCAGTGGTATCGCTCATGATCTCTGTTCCAATTCAACAGCGGTTGCAGCTTCCACCACTTGCGCTTAGGCTTTCGCATGTGCTGAGCCTAACCCATCCAGCGCAGTGCTTGCATGCCACAAAAGTGCATGGCGATCTGCATCGTTCAGGCTTTCGTTGGCTTCCATACGTGCAAGCAGTTCGGGAGGTATATTCAACACTACTGCCCTCACCGCCCGCTCCGCCTCCCCCATGTTTTCCAGCGGTACCTCGTCGAATAGTTTTGCGGTCAATGCCAGCAGCAGAATGATCTGCTCTGAGACGGAAACCGGGCTGGACTCTGGCTGCTGCAAACAGGCACGAATACGCCGGCCATGCTCGATAACGGTACGGGTACGCTCATCGAGGCGTCCCCCGAAGCGTGTAAATGTTTCCAGTTCGCTGAACTGGGAATAATCCAGCCTCAGCTCGCCGGTAGCGGCCCGGTACACAGGCCGCTGCGCCTTGCCTCCCACCCGCGAAACCGATTTGCCAACGTCGATGGCGGGCAGTATTCCAAGTTGAAACAATGTGGGTGAAAGGTAAATCTGCCCGTCGGTAATCGAGATCAGATTGGTTGGAATATATGCTGCGATGTCCTCCGCTTCTGTTTCTACGATCGGCAAGGCGGTCAGGGAACCGCCGCCGAGTTCGGGGCGCAGATGCGTAGCGCGCTCCAGCAAGCGTGAGTGGATGTAAAAGATGTCTCCGGGATAGGCTTCGCGTCCAGGGGGGCGCCGCATCAGCAGCGAAAGTTCACGGTAGGCGCGAGCGTGGTGCGAAAGGTCATCGTAAACGATCAAAACGTCCCGGCCCTGCTCCATGAAGTATTCTCCGATAGCAGTCGCGGCATAGGGGGCAACATAGATCAGCCCCGGCGGGTCATTGCCTTCGGTTACTACCACAACTGTATAGCTCAGAGCGTCATTTTCCTGCAGCGCAGCCACTACCTTGGCAACACTCGATGCTTGCTGCCCGATGGCGCAGTAGATGCACACCACGTTCTCGTCTTTCTGATTCAGTATGGTGTCGAGTGCTATAGCGCTCTTGCCCGTCTGCCGGTCGCCCAGTATCAGTTCGCGCTGCCCCCGCCCTACAGGAATCAGTGCATCGATGACCTTGATGCCCGTCTGAAGCGGCACTGTGACAGGAGCCCGATCCATAATCTGGGGAGCGGGACGTTCGATTGGCATACGGCGCGAGGATATTACCGGAGCTTCGCCATCGAGCGCCCGGCCCAGCGGATTGACTATCCTTCCGATCAACGCGTCGCCCACCGGCACATCCATTACGTGTCCCCTGCGCTCCACTTCATCTCCTGCACGCAGGTGAGAATGATCACCCAGCAGGATCACCCCGATTTCCTCTTCTTCGATATTAAATGCAATGCCATAGCCGCCGGGAAACTTGAGCACCTCCTCGAAGCACGTGCCGGGAAGGCCGGAAACCTTCGCTATGCCAGTACCAATGCTCTTAATTACCCCGATCTCCTTCAGCATGAGTCGGGGAGTCACGATTTTCCGCGCGAGAGCAATCCGGGAAAAAGCGCCATCAAAAACGTCTCGCAATCGATCTTGATTCACGCTAGCCGCCACCTACTCTGCCAGGATCAATTGAGTTGCTGCCTACTAGCGCCCCGTGTGACATTCGTGCAGTCTCGATTGACAAGGGTCGTCCGTCTTTACTTCCCTCATAATGCCGCAGTCGAGGATTTCGCCTCTCCTTCTCCCACAGCACCTTTGGCGTTGAGAAGCCGGCTTACTTCCTCCTCCAGGGAGGCAAGGTATCCGGCTACGCTCCATGCCACCTTGTGTCCGCCAGCAATCATTTCGATCCCGCTGATAAGATTTGGCTCAACCCCAAAGTTGAACCGTACTTCTTCCTTGAGTGTTTCTCTGATGACTGTAGAAATTTTTTCCTGCTGCTCTGCTGGCAATTCGAATGCGCTGCGAACCAGAATAACTGCAATCCCACTCGGGCTACCTTGCCCGACAATAGGGGGGAAAACCTGGAAGGTGGCAGAATGTCCAGATTCCACCCCCCCGGCCTGCAGCGCCACAGCTAATTGAGCCTTTTCCTCCGGGCCCAAGGTACGCAGGCGTCGGATGAATGCCTCAGTCATGTGGATTTCAAGAGTAGTGCCGGCAAGATCGGCCAGTACCTTGCGAGTGATAGCGAGCACTTCTGCACATGTGCGCCGCTCGATCGCATCATGCAGGACTTGGTACTCTCTTTGCTGAGCTTCATTTCTACTGATACGGATCCTGTCCGCATCCGCATGCGCGGCCTCCATCAGCCGCTGCCGCTCCGCGCGCACCTCGTCGGTGACAGTGGTCAAGAGAACTTCCCGGCGCTGGTCAAATTCCTCATTTTTTTGCCGGAACCGATGGAGCTCTGCTTCCGCCTCGCGCTGCTTCCCCGTAGCGGCCGCCAACTCGGATGCAATGCGATTTTCGCGCTCATCCAGTGCGTCGAGAATAGGGCGGTAAAAAAATCGCTTCAACAACCATACCAGGATGAGAAAGTTGACGATCTGCGCGACAACTGTGAACCCGTCGATCAGCACAAATTATTTTCCGACACCATGAGCAATCACGTGATCCCAGAAAGGATTGGCGAAGATAAGGATCATGGAGACCACGAAACAATATATAGCGAGGGATTCTATTATGGCCAGTCCCACGAACAGCGTACGCGCGATTGTTCCGGCCACGTCGGGCTGTTGCGCCAGCGAGGTGAGTGCCGTAGCCACTGCCTTTCCTTCACCCAGCGCGGGCCCGATCACGCCAATACTGATAGTCAGACCAGCCGTCAGGATGGATATGATTGCGATTAGGGTAATGCTGTCCATGCTTGCTCCTTAGGGTTTATGTTTGCAGATTTTCCCACCAGCTGCGCATGCGCTTTTGGCGTCTTCACCACCTTCATCATCTGATGCTCCCGCATTTTCCCCATTATCGGAAGTTGCGGCCGCGATGTAGACCGTGGCCAGGATGCTGAAGATATAAGCTTGCACGCCACCTATCAACAGGTGGAGGACTCCCATGACCACGGGGAAAATAAAGGGTGTGATGATCAGCATGATAGCGAGGATCATGGTCCCGCTCATCATGTTGCCGAACAGCCGCACGGCAAGAGCCAGCGTGCGTGTGAACTCCCCCAGGATATTGAACGGGAGCAAGAGCGGCACCGGCTTGAGATAGGACTGCAAATAGCGGCGCAGGCCTTGCTCCCTGATTCCATAAAACGGGACAGCAACGAATACGCAGATCGCCAGTGCAACAGTTGTGGAAAGCGATCCGGTCGGGGGCTCGTAACCGGGAAAGACGGCAAAAAGGTTTGCCACGGCGACAAAGACAAACAGAGTCCCCAGAAATGGAAGGTAGGTGCGCGGCTGGCGAAGGCCTACCTCGCTGATCTGTTTTTGTATCGTAATAATGATGACTTCCAGCAGATTTTGCCATCGGGAGCGTTCCTCTCCGCGAGACAGTCGCTTAGTAATAGTCTTCGATCCGACCGCAAGCAACAGCATCAGCAGCCATGTGTAAATGATGGTGCCGTTAAGTTTCACGAAACCATATTCCCAGAAGATGAGCTGATCGGGGCTAATATGCATAACTGCTAATGCTCTCCGGCGGATATCGCACTTCCTCCCGGTCGCCCCATTCGGACCAGCGATGGGGATAACGGCGTGGGCAGAAATTGGGTTGCCACTACTCTCGCTATGATGAACCCCACCACGGCGGCAAACAGGATTTTCTTGCCGGGGGCAGCCAGTTCCAGCAAAAAATAAAATCCGGCAGTGACAATACAGGTACGCAACAGCATGCTACCGACAAACCATGTTCCAGGGCGAGGAGAAGCAATGCTACGGCGTACTGTCCACCACAGTCCACCGAAAAAAAATGCCCCAAGCAGCACTCCCCCGACCAGTGCCAGTAGCAGACTCATAATTTCATTCATCCCTCTCCTTGTTCATTTTCCGTGATTTTTCTGTTCGCTTTGTTTACACCATCCTGCTTGCCCATCTCCCTGGTTGCGTCACTGGTTTCATTTTTGGACTTGCTGCCTCTTTCCTGCGCTGCGACTTCCTGACTCTCCTTCCTGCGAGTGAGCTGCTCTTCCCGCACTATCCAGCGCCAAGCATTCAGGCACCCCACGAGCAACCCAGCAAACAGCAGCGTGAGAGTCCAGGAATACCCCCCTGGAAACCGCCGATCCAGCCAGATGCCCAAGGCAACCCCCAGAACAGTCGGCACACTTATCCCCCAACCGACTAGTCCGATCATGCCCAGCCCTGCCCAAACCATTTCGGTATTCCGGTTCCCAGCCCGTCTCGCCCGTAGCTTGCGCGCCGCTTTCACCTTTATCCGTCGGCTGAATTCCGCCTCCCTTTTCTCCTTTCCTTCCCGTTCTTCCCTTTTGCCCCGCAATCCTGCTGGCACTTTCATGCCCGATTTTTCTCCTGTTGCCTCCTCCGGCTCATCTTTCATGATGAAGCTCGATGAAGCGCCGGATCAAGCCACTTTCCATTTTTGCCATTGTCCGCCGGATGCTCTTGGCCCGCTCATCGAGGTTCAGGAACTCCCTGTCCACAGTCTCATGCAAGACAGCCAGGTTGGTCCCCTCAACGGCGTTGCGCACCGATACTGTTACCTGAGCACTGACCTTTACCAGAATGCCCTCGTCCACCGCCACATAAATCTCACCTTCGCTCCTGGTTTCGAATATCAGGATGCCGGGAACCAAAGCGGCCACGCAATCGAGACGGTGGGGCAGCAGCCCAAGCGATCCATCAACGGTTTCGACGACAATGCGGTCCACCCTGGCCTTTTCCATAAAGACACTAAAGGGCAGTAGTATCTTAAGGTCCATTCCCCTGGCTCATGCAGGTCATGTAGTCCTCCGGTCCGGCCTGAAGTTTGGAGGCGACCGGCGTGAGATCCTTCTCCACTCATGAGGAGGCATTTTTCGCGCTTCCCCCCGGTTCTGCCTCGCTTGCCTTGCCAATCATGTAAAGCGCCTGCTCCGGAAGATCCCTGTATTCATCACGCAGAATGCGCTCACACCCGTCCAGCGCATCCTCCAGGCTGACCAGCTTCCCCTTGATCCCGGTAAAATGTTCAGTGGTAAAAAACGGCTGAGTAAAGAATCGCTCCAGCCTCCTCGCACGCGCAACGAGGGCGCGATCTTCTGGCGACAGCTGCTCCAGCCCCAGCATGGCGATGACGTCCTTAAGCTCCGTGTATTGCGCCAGAGTATGCCTGGTTTCCTGAGCTATTCGGTAATGCCTCTCGCCGATCACGCTTGGCGTCGCCATTTTTGCCCCGGATTGTAGTGGATCGATAGCGGGATAAAGGCCTTCGCTTGCACGTTTACGCGAAAGCACGATCGACGCGGAAAAATGTGAAAAGGCATGAACTGCAGCTGGATCGGAAAAATCATCGGCTGGAACATACACCGCCTGTATTGATGTGATCGCCCCGTTATCAGTGTGAGCGATGCGTTCCTCAAGTTGAGCCAGTTCGGTGCCCATCGTTGGCTGATAACCCATGCGCGAAGGCATTTGGCCCATCAGGCCCGAAACCTCCATACCGGCTTGGATGAAGCGGTAAATATTGTCCACCAGCAGCAGCACATCCCGATGCTCGTCGTCGCGAAAATACTCTGCCATGGTCAGGGCGGCGTGCGCGACGCGAAAGCGTGCTCCTGGAGGCTCGTTCATCTGGCCGAATACCATTACCATGTTTTCCAGCACGCCTGCCGCCATTATGTCGCGATAGAGCTCCTCCCCTTCGCGGCAGCGTTCACCAATGCCGCAGAAGATGCTGACCCCCCTATGCCGCCCCGCCACATTGTGGATCATTTCTGTAAGCAGTATGGTTTTACCCACGCCAGCCCCACCCAGGAGGCCCGCTTTGCCACCCCGCTCCAAGGGCATCAGCACATCAATGATCTTGATACCGGTTTCGAATATTTCAGAGCGGGTAGAACGTCGCACCAGTGGCGGAGGAGAATGATGCACCGTGCGCCATTGCGCATCGCATGGCGGCGGCTTGCGGTCAATGACCTCGCCAAACACGTCGAACATGCGCGATAGCGTTGCCCTGCCAACTGGAGCGCGCAGCGGGCCCCCCGTATCTTTTACCAGCATGCCTCGGGCCAGCCCCTGAGTCGGTGTGAGCGCAATGCCTCGAACGCGGTGCGCGTCCAGCTGTGACAGGATTTCAATTACAATTTCTCCCGCCTTTCCCGTGCGCACCAGAGACCTGATGGAGGGAGGCCGGTTTGCAAAGCGGATATCAACGATTCCTCCGCGTACGGCAGCAACGATCCCAATCCCTAAATCAGGGGCTGCAGCGTCCATGTTTCCACGTTGAAATTTACTCCTATTTCACAAAGCATGGAATCGAGCACGGTCTATATGTCCTATTATCATATTAGCGTACCTCGCAGGACTTGAGCCAGCCAACTTTCTTCCAGGTATGGGTTGCAGCACTCAGTGCATGAGATTCTCTTCAATATAGGCCAGTCGAGAGGCAACTGTTTTCTTGCCGGCCATGATCGTATTGGGGATCATCAATTCAACGGGCATCGCTCGTCTCGACATGCTCTTCATAAGAACCCACTTGCTTTAGTTTCTGTTCAAACGTTCCACTGCTGCAATACATGAGTTTGCGTTTGCTTCCCACTTTGAATGCCATCTCCAGCGACTATAGGCTTTTCTTTTGATCGCGCGTTAAGCAATACTTGCGGGTCTGCTTGCAGGGTAAAGAGAAGCCTTACACCTAGCGCTTGAGCCAGCGCCGAGCTTTCTGCCTTTGACAAGGAAATACGGGTGCTGAAAGGATGAACGTTGCAGGCTGGAAGGGAAAGTAACGTAAGAGTCAAGCAAACCGTTGAGCGGCTCGGGGCAGTAGCCTTGCAACCGGGTTTGTCACAAAGGTGTAGCGTATTCTTCCATAAACTCTTACTCTTGCTCATCCGCTCTCTCCTGCGAGGCGGGAGCAATATTTCAAAGGGAAAACAATTGACAAAAAAACTGGTATGACGCAGCTTCAATTCCTCGGAGCAACCGGAACGGTCACCGGATCTAAGTATCTGCTTCAGCATGAAGCAGCAAATATACTTATTGATTGCGGCCTGTTTCAAGGCTACAAGCAACTTCGCTTGCGTAACTGG contains the following coding sequences:
- a CDS encoding F0F1 ATP synthase subunit gamma; its protein translation is MSDTTASIRRKIEGVKDLRSVVSTMKALAAANIGQYEKSTLALKDYYRSVQLGLSACFRAGTPPARHVAAKTGANRGVTGVIVLGTDHGLVGQFNESIALHAAQTLALLPGRKKIWAVGERVQDRLVDLGISVAEVFAVPLSIKSIIPLTGEILLRILAPALSEGVNVEGAEGKGGNEMNTFYLFYNAYRSGLTYEPFHQRLLPLDESWRRELLQLPWPARNLPEMVGGNIVTLHALIREYLFASLFLACAESLASENASRLTAMERAEKNIDELSTELQKTFNRLRQSRIDEELFDVIAGVEAARGEAK
- a CDS encoding alternate F1F0 ATPase, F1 subunit alpha; translated protein: MNQDRLRDVFDGAFSRIALARKIVTPRLMLKEIGVIKSIGTGIAKVSGLPGTCFEEVLKFPGGYGIAFNIEEEEIGVILLGDHSHLRAGDEVERRGHVMDVPVGDALIGRIVNPLGRALDGEAPVISSRRMPIERPAPQIMDRAPVTVPLQTGIKVIDALIPVGRGQRELILGDRQTGKSAIALDTILNQKDENVVCIYCAIGQQASSVAKVVAALQENDALSYTVVVVTEGNDPPGLIYVAPYAATAIGEYFMEQGRDVLIVYDDLSHHARAYRELSLLMRRPPGREAYPGDIFYIHSRLLERATHLRPELGGGSLTALPIVETEAEDIAAYIPTNLISITDGQIYLSPTLFQLGILPAIDVGKSVSRVGGKAQRPVYRAATGELRLDYSQFSELETFTRFGGRLDERTRTVIEHGRRIRACLQQPESSPVSVSEQIILLLALTAKLFDEVPLENMGEAERAVRAVVLNIPPELLARMEANESLNDADRHALLWHASTALDGLGSAHAKA
- a CDS encoding F0F1 ATP synthase subunit delta gives rise to the protein MLIDGFTVVAQIVNFLILVWLLKRFFYRPILDALDERENRIASELAAATGKQREAEAELHRFRQKNEEFDQRREVLLTTVTDEVRAERQRLMEAAHADADRIRISRNEAQQREYQVLHDAIERRTCAEVLAITRKVLADLAGTTLEIHMTEAFIRRLRTLGPEEKAQLAVALQAGGVESGHSATFQVFPPIVGQGSPSGIAVILVRSAFELPAEQQEKISTVIRETLKEEVRFNFGVEPNLISGIEMIAGGHKVAWSVAGYLASLEEEVSRLLNAKGAVGEGEAKSSTAAL
- a CDS encoding F0F1 ATP synthase subunit C, which encodes MDSITLIAIISILTAGLTISIGVIGPALGEGKAVATALTSLAQQPDVAGTIARTLFVGLAIIESLAIYCFVVSMILIFANPFWDHVIAHGVGK
- a CDS encoding F0F1 ATP synthase subunit A; translation: MHISPDQLIFWEYGFVKLNGTIIYTWLLMLLLAVGSKTITKRLSRGEERSRWQNLLEVIIITIQKQISEVGLRQPRTYLPFLGTLFVFVAVANLFAVFPGYEPPTGSLSTTVALAICVFVAVPFYGIREQGLRRYLQSYLKPVPLLLPFNILGEFTRTLALAVRLFGNMMSGTMILAIMLIITPFIFPVVMGVLHLLIGGVQAYIFSILATVYIAAATSDNGENAGASDDEGGEDAKSACAAGGKICKHKP
- a CDS encoding ATP synthase subunit I gives rise to the protein MNEIMSLLLALVGGVLLGAFFFGGLWWTVRRSIASPRPGTWFVGSMLLRTCIVTAGFYFLLELAAPGKKILFAAVVGFIIARVVATQFLPTPLSPSLVRMGRPGGSAISAGEH
- a CDS encoding AtpZ/AtpI family protein, which translates into the protein MKDEPEEATGEKSGMKVPAGLRGKREEREGKEKREAEFSRRIKVKAARKLRARRAGNRNTEMVWAGLGMIGLVGWGISVPTVLGVALGIWLDRRFPGGYSWTLTLLFAGLLVGCLNAWRWIVREEQLTRRKESQEVAAQERGSKSKNETSDATREMGKQDGVNKANRKITENEQGEG
- a CDS encoding F0F1 ATP synthase subunit epsilon, which translates into the protein MDLKILLPFSVFMEKARVDRIVVETVDGSLGLLPHRLDCVAALVPGILIFETRSEGEIYVAVDEGILVKVSAQVTVSVRNAVEGTNLAVLHETVDREFLNLDERAKSIRRTMAKMESGLIRRFIELHHER
- the atpD gene encoding F0F1 ATP synthase subunit beta, coding for MDAAAPDLGIGIVAAVRGGIVDIRFANRPPSIRSLVRTGKAGEIVIEILSQLDAHRVRGIALTPTQGLARGMLVKDTGGPLRAPVGRATLSRMFDVFGEVIDRKPPPCDAQWRTVHHSPPPLVRRSTRSEIFETGIKIIDVLMPLERGGKAGLLGGAGVGKTILLTEMIHNVAGRHRGVSIFCGIGERCREGEELYRDIMAAGVLENMVMVFGQMNEPPGARFRVAHAALTMAEYFRDDEHRDVLLLVDNIYRFIQAGMEVSGLMGQMPSRMGYQPTMGTELAQLEERIAHTDNGAITSIQAVYVPADDFSDPAAVHAFSHFSASIVLSRKRASEGLYPAIDPLQSGAKMATPSVIGERHYRIAQETRHTLAQYTELKDVIAMLGLEQLSPEDRALVARARRLERFFTQPFFTTEHFTGIKGKLVSLEDALDGCERILRDEYRDLPEQALYMIGKASEAEPGGSAKNASS